A portion of the Drosophila sechellia strain sech25 chromosome 2R, ASM438219v1, whole genome shotgun sequence genome contains these proteins:
- the LOC6608580 gene encoding zinc finger protein 184, whose product MDAAVPDPALLAMNKLNKGSKCRACLSVDRKTVQLSAEVPNLQKSRTYAQSLKQCTNLDLRVISPGGYLWPMQICVRCCRALEVAMHFVEMALESNLKLHAEAKSVKLPSPTGELKRKASNETIPWNQFSQEFEQFVEGYEGPIEENVLYMRGTKVPRLDVDASSSSKTAPKEDEVILFDVKYDTNDLEEEDENDGSDAKNNETFFENSITPGETVMVVSVAEKAVENNNNYNFNNKNGDVTDDECDLIQRALEMTLNDDGCSQSPKKEASNETQLKSNGIEVSSPLFIKLATTSSTATNIPILKCNICQYTHTDAEQLKIHYKSIHKISMVEDDIIGLNKNQNFKCRPCNSYETKDRSEMQKHLIDHHKIDGDFEMYCYMQANCPACDRIFKDQRSARKHYTRVHTPVQIAVSPTESYACTACDKVFNQKASLHSHQRFCQVKDVVHCSFCDQQFNSMRKYELHLQQLHAVETVHECEICRRSFKSAETLTMHRKRHSERHFQCGKCSLNYVNSAELRVHYERAHVNEEPVSCLTCGNQFQNMTLLREHEQRSHQKSKVWRCEVCNFETKTRWHRRQHQYEHTDYPYKCQKCTSEFADRSKFRQHSKKVHGIELSDEQLAEMFREKKGYTNRHDAFNKSINSLEIPGLTEDCFAELESLGVDYDDITTDLFASSPALDNLLNLIP is encoded by the exons ATGGACGCCGCCGTACCGGATCCCGCGCTGCTGGCGATGAACAAGCTAAACAAGGGCTCCAAGTGCCGAGCCTGTCTATCGGTGGACCGGAAAACCGTGCAGTTGAGCGCCGAGGTGCCCAACCTGCAAAAGTCGCGCACCTACGCCCAGAGCCTGAAGCAGTGCACCAACCTGGACCTGCGGGTCATTAGTCCAGGTGGCTACCTGTGGCCCATGCAGATCTGCGTGCGCTGCTGTCGCGCCCTGGAGGTGGCTATGCACTTTGTCGAGATGGCCCTGGAATCGAATCTCAAGCTCCATGCCGAAGCTAAAAGCGTTAAGCTGCCCAGTCCCACTGGAGAGCTTAAACGAAAGGCCAGCAACGAAACGATCCCCTGGAATCAGTTTAGCCAGGAGTTCGAGCAGTTTGTCGAGGGCTACGAGGGTCCCATCGAGGAGAATGTCCTCTACATGCGAGGAACCAAGGTGCCGCGACTGGACGTCGACGCTTCTTCGAGCAGCAAGACAGCGCCAAAGGAAGATGAAG TCATACTCTTCGACGTCAAGTACGACACAAATGatctggaggaggaggacgagaaCGACGGCTCGGATGCCAAGAACAACGAGACCTTTTTCGAGAACAGTATTACACCTGGAGAGACAGTTATGGTCGTCTCAGTTGCGGAAAAAGCTGTCGagaataataacaattacaattttaataacaAAAACGGCGATGTGACGGACGACGAGTGTGACCTTATACAACGCGCTCTGGAGATGACTCTAAACGACGATGGCTGTAGCCAAAGTCCCAAGAAGGAGGCCAGCAATGAAACTCAGCTGAAAT CCAATGGAATAGAGGTCTCATCGCCACTCTTTATTAAGCTGGCCACGACTAGCAGCACGGCGACCAATATACCCATTTTGAAATGCAACATTTGTCAATACACGCATACCGATGCGGAGCAGCTAAAAATTCACTACAAAAGTATTCACAAGATTTCAATGGTCGAAGACGATATAATTGGCCTAAACAAAA ATCAAAACTTCAAGTGCCGACCTTGCAATAGTTATGAGACGAAAGACAGGTCTGAAATGCAGAAGCATCTCATCGATCACCACAAGATAGATGGTGATTTTG AAATGTACTGCTATATGCAAGCAAACTGCCCGGCTTGCGACAGGATCTTCAAGGATCAGCGCTCGGCCAGAAAACATTACACCAGGGTGCACACTCCGGTGCAAATTGCAGTGTCGCCAACGGAGTCATATGCCTGCACGGCATGCGATAAGGTGTTCAACCAGAAGGCCAGCCTGCACAGCCATCAGCGTTTCTGCCAGGTGAAGGATGTCGTGCATTGCAGCTTCTGCGATCAACAGTTCAACAGCATGCGCAAGTACGAGCTGCACTTGCAGCAACTCCATGCCGTGGAAACAGTACACGAGTGCGAGATCTGCCGGCGGAGCTTCAAGAGCGCCGAAACCCTAACGATGCATCGCAAGCGCCACTCGGAGCGGCACTTCCAGTGCGGTAAGTGCTCCCTTAACTATGTTAACTCGGCGGAGTTGCGAGTGCACTACGAACGGGCTCACGTCAATGAGGAACCAGTTAGCTGCCTTACCTGTGGCAATCAGTTCCAAAACATGACCCTGCTGCGCGAGCACGAGCAAAGAAGTCACCAAAAGTCAAAGGTCTGGCGCTGTGAGGTGTGCAACTTTGAGACGAAGACCAGGTGGCACAGGCGTCAGCATCAGTACGAGCACACGGATTACCCGTACAAGTGTCAGAAGTGCACCAGCGAATTCGCTGATCGCAGCAA ATTCCGCCAACATTCCAAGAAGGTGCACGGCATCGAACTGAGCGATGAGCAGTTGGCTGAGATGTTCCGCGAGAAGAAGGGCTACACCAATCGGCATGATGCATTCAACAAGTCGATCAACTCGCTGGAGATTCCAGGCCTCACGGAGGACTGTTTCGCCGAGCTGGAGAGCCTGGGCGTGGACTATGACGACATAACTACTGATCTCTTTGCCAGCTCCCCCGCTCTGGACAACCTGCTCAATTTGATACCTTAA
- the LOC6608582 gene encoding DNA-directed RNA polymerases I, II, and III subunit RPABC1 — protein MDDEAETYKLWRIRKTIMQLSHDRGYLVTQDELDQTLEQFKEMFGDKPSEKRPARSDLIVLVAHNDDPTDQMFVFFPEEPKIGIKTIKTYCTRMQEENIHRAIVVVQGGMTPSAKQSLVDMAPKYILEQFLESELLINITEHELVPEHVVMTVEEKQELLSRYKLKENMLMRIQAGDPVARYFGLKRGQVVKIIRSSETAGRYISYRLVC, from the coding sequence ATGGATGACGAAGCTGAAACCTACAAGCTGTGGCGCATTCGCAAGACCATCATGCAGCTGAGCCACGATCGGGGCTATCTGGTGACCCAAGACGAGTTGGACCAGACCTTGGAACAGTTCAAGGAGATGTTCGGCGACAAGCCCAGCGAAAAGCGGCCGGCTCGCTCCGATTTGATAGTTTTGGTCGCCCACAACGACGATCCCACGGACCAGATGTTCGTCTTCTTTCCCGAGGAGCCGAAGATCGGCATCAAGACAATCAAGACGTACTGCACCCGCATGCAGGAAGAGAACATCCACCGGGCCATCGTTGTGGTGCAGGGCGGCATGACGCCCTCCGCCAAGCAATCCCTCGTAGATATGGCCCCCAAGTACATCCTGGAACAGTTCCTCGAATCCGAACTGCTGATCAACATCACTGAGCACGAACTGGTCCCGGAGCACGTGGTCATGACCGTCGAGGAGAAGCAGGAGCTGCTCAGCCGTTACAAACTGAAGGAGAACATGTTGATGAGGATCCAGGCGGGAGATCCCGTGGCCCGGTACTTTGGACTCAAGCGCGGCCAGGTGGTTAAGATCATCCGTTCCTCTGAGACGGCGGGGCGGTACATATCCTACCGATTGGTGTGCTGA
- the LOC6608584 gene encoding general odorant-binding protein 56a, which produces MNRVLVLLVVLKMFALSESRFAKININLGLTVADESPKTITEDTIRLCGDQTDISLRELHQLQREDFSEPSESVQCFTHCLYEQMGLMHDGVFVERDLIGLLSDASNPINWPERRCHAIRGSNKCETAFKIHQCRQQLKQQQQNSLATKEVEVTTTPAGSDEPKP; this is translated from the exons ATGAATCGAGTTCTAGTGCTATTGGTTGTGCTTAAAATGTTCGCTTTAAGCGAG TCCCGTTTCGCCAAGATAAACATCAATTTGGGTCTAACTGTGGCTGATGAATCCCCCAAAACGATCACCGAGGACACGATTCGCCTGTGCGGCGATCAAACGGATATATCACTCAGGGAGTTGCACCAGCTGCAAAGGGAGGACTTTTCGGAGCCCTCGGAATCGGTCCAGTGTTTCACCCATTGCCTCTACGAGCAAATGGGCCTCATGCACGATGGTGTTTTTGTGGAACGCGATCTCATCGGGCTTCTTTCCGATGCCAGTAATCCCATCAACTGGCCAGAACGTCGGTGCCACGCGATTCGTGGCAGTAACAAATGTGAGACGGCCTTCAAGATTCACCAATGCCGGCAGCAGttgaaacagcagcagcagaactcTTTGGCCACCAAGGAGGTGGAGGTCACCACGACACCAGCTGGATCCGATGAACCAAAACCTTAG
- the LOC6608583 gene encoding glutamate transporter polyphemus, translating to MEPKSQDQAPHRDDDPGLQTESPTIAQSRTSFYMYNPYEKRSVEVPLTNCDAFISLLKCVIGTGILAMPLAFRCSGFVVGAVMSVLLMILLTYSIHLLIADMTECCRRRRVPQVSMPEAVRIAYEEGPKWINCFGRAAGFMTTCVLVFGQFLLCTVYLVFVSKNFKEIGDHYIERYNERYYVLAACLLLLPLFMIRRLKYLVPLNLIANFLLYAGFALIMYYLFNGLPNINDREMATPPVEWIEFIAIAAFSLTAVGSMLVVEAHMAHPQSYLGLFGVLNLAVLFILLSNMFFGIIGYWRFGDSVHASITLNIPQDEILSQFIKVFIATGIFLSYPLNGFVVITVMFSDYENSEPRGRYRTLIEYVVRLLFLFLTGAVAIGVPNLAALTELEGAFSLSNLNLLCPALIDMFLNYNVGYGRLMWKLIRDILLMLIGLIFGTVGCTVAIMQLIRDFQLTLNSM from the exons ATGGAGCCAAAGTCGCAGGATCAGGCTCCACATCGGGACGATGATCCTGGCCTGCAGACTGAATCTCCGACCATAGC CCAGTCCAGAACCTCTTTCTACATGTACAATCCCTACGAGAAGCGAAGTGTGGAGGTACCCCTAAC TAACTGTGACGCCTTTATTTCCCTGTTGAAATGTGTGATTGGAACGGGCATCCTGGCGATGCCGCTGGCCTTCCGCTGCTCGGGATTCGTGGTGGGCGCCGTGATGTCCGTTCTGCTGATGATACTCCTGACGTACTCCATCCACTTGCTG ATAGCTGACATGACGGAGTGCTGTCGAAGGCGTCGGGTTCCTCAAGTTTCCATGCCGGAGGCCGTGAGGATTGCCTACGAGGAGGGTCCCAAGTGGATCAATTGCTTTGGTCGTGCCGCTGGTTTTATGACCACTTGCGTTTTGGTCTTCGGTCAGTTCCTGTTGTGCACCGTTTACCTGGTTTTCGTGTCCAAGAACTTCAAGGAGATCGGTGACCATTATATTGAGAGGTACAACGAAAGGTATTATGTGCTGGCCGCCTGTTTGCTGCTCCTGCCGCTCTTCATGATCCGCCGTCTAAAGTATTTGGTACCCTTGAATTTGATCGCCAACTTCCTGCTGTACGCGGGTTTCGCCCTAATCATGTACTATCTATTCAATGGTCTTCCCAATATTAATGATCGTGAGATGGCCACACCTCCTGTCGAGTGGATCGAATTCATTGCCATCGCCGCCTTTTCCCTCACAGCCGTGGGTTCT ATGCTCGTCGTCGAGGCCCACATGGCACATCCGCAGAGCTATCTGGGCCTCTTTGGTGTCCTCAATCTTGCTGTTTTATTCATCCTGCTCTCGAACATGTTTTTTGGAATCATCGGATATTGGCGTTTCGGAGACAGTGTCCATGCCAGTATAACCCTAAATATTCCACAGGATGAAAT CCTTTCCCAGTTCATTAAGGTATTCATTGCCACTGGAATATTTCTGAGTTATCCTCTGAATGGTTTCGTAGTGATCACAGTGATGTTCAGCGACTATGAAAACTCAGAACCGAGGGGAAGATATCGCACGCTGATTGAGTACGTAGTTCGATTGCTGTTTCTTTTTCTCACAG GTGCCGTGGCAATTGGTGTGCCCAATCTAGCGGCTCTCACGGAACTGGAAGGAGCTTTTTCGTTGAGCAACCTCAATCTTCTATGTCCGGCATTGATCGATATGTTCCTAAACTATAATGTGGGTTATGGCCGGCTGATGTGGAAGCTGATCCGGGATATCTTACTTATGCTGATTGGTCTTATTTTCGGGACAGTTGGTTGCACGGTGGCCATAATGCAACTGATCCGTGATTTTCAGTTGACGCTCAACAGTATGTAG
- the LOC6608581 gene encoding NADH dehydrogenase [ubiquinone] 1 alpha subcomplex subunit 6 has product MAGREAVKRAVQQVRPILSVDREEARKRALNLYKAWYRQIPYIVMDYDIPMSVEQCRDKLREEFVKHRNVTDIRVIDMLVIKGQMELKESVEIWKQKGHIMRYWKESQDPKPTDFLSNFIQGVN; this is encoded by the exons atggcCGGACGTGAAGCCGTGAAGCGAGCCGTGCAGCAGGTGCGTCCCATCCTGTCCGTGGACCGGGAGGAGGCCCGCAAACGCGCCCTCAATCTGTACAAGGCCTGGTACCGCCAGATTCCCTACATCG TCATGGACTACGACATCCCCATGTCCGTAGAGCAGTGCCGGGACAAGCTGCGCGAAGAGTTCGTCAAGCATCGCAATGTGACCGACATCCGGGTGATCGACATGCTGGTCATCAAG GGCCAAATGGAGCTTAAGGAATCCGTGGAGATCTGGAAGCAGAAGGGCCATATCATGCGCTACTGGAAAGAATCGCAGGATCCCAAACCCACCGACTTCCTCTCAAACTTCATCCAGGGTGTTAATTAG